From one Onychomys torridus chromosome 12, mOncTor1.1, whole genome shotgun sequence genomic stretch:
- the LOC118593752 gene encoding keratin-associated protein 19-5, with translation MSYYGSYYGGLGYGYRGFGNLGYGYGCGCGFGGYGYGSGYGGYGYGYRRPLYYGGFGFSRFY, from the coding sequence ATGAGCTACTACGGCAGTTACTATGGAGGCCTGGGCTATGGCTACCGAGGTTTTGGGAACCTAGGTTATGGctatggctgtggctgtggctttgGAGGCTATGGATATGGCTCTGGTTATGGAGGCTATGGTTATGGCTACCGCCGCCCACTTTACTATGGAGGATTTGGATTCTCCCGCTTCTACTGA